AGGGGGACATGGAGAGCTCAGGGGGACAGCGATGATGATTAGAAAAGGAGGGGCGGCTGGTGGGGGCGTGGTACCAGAGAAGGAGCGGGGGAAGGGTGATCAGAGAAGGAGCTCCCCGAAGAGGAGGGGCGGTGTCGCCGGACCCGCCCCACTAGGATCCCCGCGAAGGCGGAGGGCTGTGTCGAGGGTCGAGTCGGGACCCACACTTCCGCAAGAAAGTCAAAGGAGTCCTGGGGCCCGCTCCCAATCCCGCTACCCCATGGGTCTCTATCTCTCCGGGGTTCCGCAGCTATCCCAACCCGGACCCTTAGACCTTCCCAGGTCCAGAGACCGCGGCCTTGGCTGTGGTTCTGCCCTCCACAATCTAGCACCCCGACACTCGGGCAGGAGCGCTCCTCTCCGGAGGCACCTTGCACGAACTGAGACAAGTGTGAATGCACGAATGAGCTCCTGCTCCCACGCACAGCAGACCTGTGGGCCCTGCTCAGGTAGGGAGAAAAacaaacgccccccccccccccccgtcacagCGCACCGGGTCACCGCCCCCTCGGGTGCCCCAAGCTGCTGGCGTAGCGCGGAGGCCCGGCTGGGGACCCCGCCCGCCGGCCACGCCCCACCAGCTGCCTGTGGACCCCGGCGGCGGGGCCGGACAAAGCGCGCCGCTCCCATTGGCCGCGGCGCGCCTAGAAGCCGGCGGCTCCAGGGCCGCGCGGCCAATCCGTGCATTGAAATGCAAATAAGGGGCTATAAAAGGGGCGGGGCCTCGGCCGGCGGAAGACGCGAAGGAGCGAGGGCTGCGGCGGACCCGGCGGCGCGCTGCGAGGGGCGCGGGCGCTCGTCGCGCTTGCGGCGCTCTGGGCGGTGCGGGTCATGGCTCCGCCCCTGGCGCCCGGCCGGGACCGTGCGGGCCGAGAGTTTGAGGACGCCTGGGAGACTCGGGGGGACCGCAAGGTGCGGGCCGGGGCCGCAGGCGGGCAGGCGGGCGGGAGGCCCGGGACCTGGGCTCAGTCGCCCGCTTCCCGCAGGCCCGGAAGCCCCTGGTGGAGAAGAAGCGGCGCGCGCGGATCAACGAGAGCCTTCAGGAGCTGCGGCTGCTGCTGGCGGGCGCCGAGGTGAGACGGGCGCGCGGGCCGGCGGGCGCCCCGGGGGCTGCTGGGCGGAGAGCGGGGGGCGCGGCCCTGCCCGGCCTCACCGGCCCCCCACACGCCCCCCGGCGCTCCCGCCCGCGCAGGTGCAGGCCAAGCTGGAGAACGCCGAGGTGCTGGAGCTGACGGTGCGGCGCGTGCAGGGCACGCTGCGGGGCCGGGCGCGCGGTGAGTGGCGGTGGGGCGCGCGGGCGGGGCGCGTTCGCCCGGCCCGCCCCCGCCTCGGAATGGGGTCTTCCCCGCCCGGCGCCCCGGTACAGCCCGCGCCCGGGGCTCCTCCGGGTCTCCTGGGTGAGCCCTGTCCCCGCGGGCTGGGACGGGCCTGGCCACCGCAGTCGCTGCTTACCGGACGGGGCgccgctctctccctcccactcccggGTGCAGAGCGCGAGCAGCTGCAGGCGGAAGCAAGCGAGCGCTTCGCGGCCGGCTACATCCAGTGCATGCACGAGGTGCACACGTTCGTGTCCACGTGCCAGGCCATCGATGCCACCGTCGCCGCAGAACTCCTCAACCACCTGCTCGAGTCCATGCCTCTGCGCGAGGGCAGCAGCTTCCGGGATCTGCTGGGGGACGCCCTGGCCGGGTCTCCGGGAGCCCCTGGGCGAAGCGGCTGGCCCACGGGAGGGGTCTTGGGGTCCCCTCTGCCCAGTCCCCCGGGCCCCGGGGACGACCTGTGCTCTGACCTGGAGGAGGCCCCCGAGGCTGAACTGAGCCGAGCGCCTGCTGAAGGGCCAGACTTGGTGCCAGCAGCCCTGGGCAGCCTGACCGCTGCTCGCATAGCCCAGAGCGTCTGGAGGCCTTGGTGACTAACGCCAGCCCCAGGTTTGCAAGGGTGGGTGTGGCCTTCCCTTGCTCTGCTCCAGCCTCCCTGGGGACAgatgtggtgggggcaggggcctgAATGTCTCCCAGATCTGCCTGCCCTCTTCCTCCAGTGAGTGGGTTGCAGGGCAGTCCAGGATGACCAGCCCATTCAGGCCCCTAGCCCTGTTTCTTAAGCGAGTATCTCTTGGGGACCCCCAGCCCCGGgttgggtggagggtgggagctGCAGGCCGCAGGAAGAAGCCTACAGAGCTACCGCGGTTCTCCAGGACTGCAGGTGGCCCAGCCTTCCCAGGTACCGTGTGGATCTGGGGGCAGGAGTGCTGAAACCCTCCTCCGTGCCGGGCACCAGTGTCGGGGACAGAGGGAGACCTCAGACCCTGGTGGCCCTGGCCTGAGCAGAAGCTTGAACTTGCCACTTCATTCAGGACATGGTGCATTCATTCAGGACACAGGAGGCAGGTGCATTCCCCAGCATTGCCAGTCCTCTGCCAGACAGAAGCAAAGTCTCCCTGAATGCCTCGCATTTAGCACACTTGGAGTTTGTGTATTAGGTTACCAACAAATGTTccagttttattaaataaaggaTTTTGGAGAGTTAGTTACCCTTCAGAAGTATGACTGATGTGGTGTCTTTACTGAGTCTAATGTGTAAACACTAAAGTAAGGAAGGGCATTTTTCTTGTATCTAATGCTGGTGGATGTTTCTAAAACCTCTCACCCTTTGTCAGCAAAGTGagaagtagaatggtggtggAGACGAGACCCCCGTGCGACTTCTCACAGTGGATGGTGCGTCCACCTCCCTGGGAGATGGGTACCACCGGCTTGGGGTTTGTCTCCAGAGTAACTAAGCACCAGGGAAACAGCCTGTCCCGGGACCATTCTCTGGTACGTGAGCTCCTAGGGATAAACTCATTCCTACTTCCTAGCCATGTGGCTTGGAAGTTTCTTTcaaagccctgtgtcaggatccaTGAGCATGAGGCAGACGTCAGTCTCCCCGTGTTAGGTTGTGGGTTGCCCCTCTTCCTGACTAGAGGGAGCTGCCCTCAGTGCCACGCAGTTCAGGGACACGGAGACCCTCCCGGTGCATGGCTTGAAGTCTAAGCGCCATGGCTCTGGGCAGCTTGGGCTGAAGATCAAACTGCGCCCAAGACGCCAGGAGCCTTGGAAGGAGGGCGATGGGATGGGCAGTTGGGGAATGGGGAGCTTGCCCTCCTCGGCTGGGGCAGGGCCTGCAGATAGCACGTGGTCAGTTGACAGTCACGCCACAGGTAGCCCAACTCCGTCGTCTCCTGCTCCAGGACCCAAAGCAGCTTGGGTTGCCAGTGCCCAGACTGGGGCTGAGGTGTGACGACTCAGGATTGTCACCTGGGTCTCCTCTCTGGTTGTGCGCCTTTGCTTCAAGAGCATCTTTCTCAACAGCCCTTTTACAAAAGCCCCCCCAACGGGTCCTGCCCACCAGGAGGGGGGGTTCACATTGGCTCCCCTCTGGTTCAATCTCAGATCTCAGCCACTAGCCTACATAACCAGATGCAccttatttttatacaaatatattatttttttttttttaatttgcatccaagttagttagcacatagtgcaacaatgatttcaggagtacagtccttagtgccccttacccatttagcccatcccccctcccacaacccctcccgtaaccctctgtttgttctccatatttaagagtctcttaggttttgtccccctccctgtttttatatcatttttgcttccctccccttgtgttcatctgttgtgtcttaaagtcctcatatgagtgaactcataggatttttgtctttctctgaatgactaatttcacttaacctaataccctccagttccactcatgtagttgcaaatggcaagatttcattctttttgattgccgagtaatacgccgttgtatatacataccacatcttctttatccattcacccatcgatggacatttgggctctttccatactttggctgccGTTGATAGCACTggtataaacatcagggtgcacgtatcccttcaaaacagcatacctgtatcccttcgataaatacttagtagtgtaattgctaggtcgtagggtcgttctgtttttaattttttgaggaacctccatactgttttccagagtggctgcacagtttAGATGCACCTTATTTTTAGCGACTGGGGATGAGTTGGTGGGATGGGGTCGGAGAGGCAGGTCCGTAGGAGAGGTCTCAAGAGGGATGGGAACATTATTCCTGGGATTATTTTAGCTGTCCCAGACAAACTGACATAGGAGGCGTCCACAGAGACACCGATGGAGAGCAGGTCCCCCTGCAAAACCTCTGTTGCATGTGGCTTCTAGCAGCACACAAAGGCCACTGTGATGAGCTCTGATGCCATTGGGGGGGACTGTTTTGAAGCATCAACTCCTTCCTCTCCTATGCACACTTGTCACATTCTCCCAGAGGCCCTGGACTCACTAGGCCACGGGACTCACTAGGCTGAAGAAGAGGCTAGTGCTTTCAGAACAGCTACATCCCCTCTGGAGGCTCGAAAGTGAAtccgtttcctttccttttcctgcttcagAGGCCACCGACATTCTTTGGCTGGTGGcccccttcctccagcttctAAGCCAGTAACAATGCATCTATCtttgtgcctccctcttccttctacTTTTAAGGAACCTCATGATGATATTTGGGCCCACCTGGTCAATCCAGGAGACTCTCCCTGTCTCAGGGCCCTCAATGCTTAATCAGGTTTGCAACACCTCTTTTGCCACGTAAGGTGACACACTCACAGTTTCTGGGAATGACGACACGGACATATCTgggggaccattattctgccCAGGCATTCTACCTTCCATCAAGACACGGTGTGGTGCCAGCCTTCCACACAGCCGTTGGATTCGGTCCCCTCTGACCTCTCAGGGGCTCTGCTGCATCACTAATCCCTCCTCCCTCTGGATCattctacaaagctgtaatctcTCCgtctggagagagaggagacgcaATCCCCCTGGACCTGCCATCCCTGGTTAGGCTCTGCCTCATTTTTCTGCTCTAAAGCAACATTCCTTAAAAGCACTGTTTACACTAGCTGTCTCCACTTCTGCACctcactccccttccctcctccgtAGTCAGGCCGTTCTTCCCCTCCGCTCCAAGGAACCTGCCCTGGCCAAGATCTCCAGCGACCACCGTTTCCAGACCCGGGGATTCCGTCTCAAGTTTCAGCTTGCTCAACCTTCTTCCAGTGAAGCACTCCTTCCTGGGTTATCACTCCCTCCCTCCGGAAAGTCCACTTCAAAAACCCCCAATCCTTCAGGCTGTCACTGGCCAtcctcagtctcctttgctgacCAACCTCTGAATGAGGGCATACACGTTCAGGACTCTGTGTCCTTCCCTGTCACCCCTGCCCTGGCCCATTTGGCTTGTTCCATCGTGTGCCCTTGATGCAAAGCCCATCTCTATCCTTGTCGGCCCCTGTATCCTCAGGTCCACTCAACACCTCCACTCAGACGTCGGATGCGCATCACAAACCATAGCCAGAACACAGCCGACTCTCGGCCCCAAACGCACCGTCACTGCGCCAGTCGTTGCCCCTTCACGGCACCCCATTGACTACGGAAGATAACCTATACAAGCCACACTCTTTTCCTGTCACCTCCCCTCCACTCAATCAAGTGCATGAGCCCTACTCCAAACTCCAGTTTCCAACCGTCATCTTTCCACCGGCAGAGGGCTAGGCACCCTCATCTCACCTTTAACCTGGACTTGGGCAGCAGGCCTAACTCGCCTCCCCACTCCCACGTGGGGCGTCTGGCAGCGGCCTTCAAGGCCGGACCAGAGACAGCTGCCTCCGCGGATCCTCCCTCACGCAGTTCTGCTCTGGCCTCGGGCCTCGGAGAGCAACCTGAGAGCGGGGGTGCGGCCAGTCTCGCTCAGCGCCGAGCGCGGGGGAAAGCGGCCGGATTTGGGAATGAGCGAGCGGAGCTCCAGGGGTCTCGGGCCGGACTCCCACGGCGCGCAGCTCTCGGACGCGCCGCATCGACTAGGAGGAACTCCGGGGACTCTTCCCAGGCTCTCTGGAGGCTTTCTTCGCTGGGCCTGGGAGCCGAGGCcttggccccgcccccgcccccgcccccgcctcggcccgccccgccccgccccgccccgccccgcccgagGCGAGCCGCTGACCCTCCTGGGAGATGTAGTTCTCGTCCTTCCACTTCCCCTTCCGCGAGGCCGCTGCAGGCTGAGCCGGGACCGCGACTCCCAGAGGCCTGCGGGCCCGGAGGCCACGCCCCTCCCGGCGAGCGTCCCGACCCAGGTGCCGGCCAGGATCCTCGCGCAGTCGGGTAAGTGGCCGTGTGGCCGGTCGCGTCCGGAGTGCCGTCCCTTCGGCAGCCCTGGCACCAAGAGAGGACGCGAGGCAGGCGCCGGCGCCCCGCAGCTCGAGCCGCGCGTCCGCGTGTGGACGCGAAGGCCAAGGGCGTCTCGGCCGGCCGGGCAGTCGCTGCGCGGGCCGCCGCCCGGGGTCGCCGACCGCCGCGGGTCCCGGGAGGCCGGGGGTATTGAAAGAGCAGCCAAAGCCACCAGCGACGGGGGTCGAGAAGGAGGGGGTCGTTCCAGGCTGTGGAACGGAAGCAGGTTTGTTGAGGAGGGGGACACGAGCCTTGCTGACGGTGCCGGAGACCGAGCCCCGGCTTCGCGCAGCCTTCACTCTCCGCCTGCGCTGAGCGAGCACCTGTTGTGTGCTGCGGTCCGAGACACACTGACCGGACCCCTGCTGCCGTGGACCCTTGCATTCTCTAAAGACGGCCGAGAGCCCACAGCGAGCCACTGGCCACCGCACACTGCCCAGAGGGAGACAGTGGCATCGCTTTTGAGAGCAACCGGGGAAGCCCAGAGCTTATCAGATTATTAATGTCTGTCCTTGGGTTTAGATGGGTCTAGAAGCGATAAGGTTTTAAACTGGTGACCCAGAGGCCTCCTGGATTGTCGTGGGAGCACCCAGGCATCTTACCCGGCTAGACCTGCGCTGCTGCGTCGTTGTCGTTGCCTCGCTGTCCGTCTGCCATCAGCAGATGACACTAGGGGTACCGTCTTCTTGCCCCTCCAGATCCTGCCCCGCCTTGACCTCGGAAATCTGCTACGTGCCCTTAGACATCCAAGTCAATAAGCATTCCGTGGACCTTGTCACCCCTCACTGTCGAGCTGGCTCCCAAACCTTAAGCTCCTGCCTTCTGTCTTACCCACTCTCTCCAGCCGAACTTGTTAGACCTCCCTGGGACCT
The sequence above is drawn from the Neofelis nebulosa isolate mNeoNeb1 chromosome 2, mNeoNeb1.pri, whole genome shotgun sequence genome and encodes:
- the HES6 gene encoding transcription cofactor HES-6, with product MAPPLAPGRDRAGREFEDAWETRGDRKARKPLVEKKRRARINESLQELRLLLAGAEVQAKLENAEVLELTVRRVQGTLRGRAREREQLQAEASERFAAGYIQCMHEVHTFVSTCQAIDATVAAELLNHLLESMPLREGSSFRDLLGDALAGSPGAPGRSGWPTGGVLGSPLPSPPGPGDDLCSDLEEAPEAELSRAPAEGPDLVPAALGSLTAARIAQSVWRPW
- the LOC131505692 gene encoding uncharacterized protein LOC131505692, with translation MVVETRPPCDFSQWMVRPPPWEMGTTGLGFVSRVTKHQGNSLSRDHSLRARHPHLTFNLDLGSRPNSPPHSHVGRLAAAFKAGPETAASADPPSRSSALASGLGEQPESGGEPLTLLGDVVLVLPLPLPRGRCRLSRDRDSQRPAGPEATPLPASVPTQVPARILAQSGKWPCGRSRPECRPFGSPGTKRGREAGAGAPQLEPRVRVWTRRPRASRPAGQSLRGPPPGVADRRGSREAGGIERAAKATSDGGREGGGRSRLWNGSRARLGAPSTPPEVPEGTVLGVQEHKGNPRRKWRALAARMDPHRPLRQGSNHRWIQGLTTPLLLFVGCDGQGRSLAREGSGPQQRAVRASIFSPGHFSVSPCTTVPGSWPPSAILPSVVCASNKRNLERARDFLSSTSVSLCWTEWKENEAKGGWGGGRAGPTRFGERTTDLPLPGAKFSFLPLVSSKA